TTCATTATGAAACACAAAGTATGACCACTAGAATATAAGAAATGCTAAGCTATGTTATCATCATAACAcctgtctgattttttttttttttgctcaggaACAACCTTCAAATATTGGGATTGATATGAAATAAAGATTTCCTGAAAACTTTAAAGGTCGCACTAAATGAAAAATCTCTAAAATGAATTGCAAATGTAAAGCACTGACTTgaagagaaaaaatgaaagataTGTAACATTTCTTGTTGAAACCATCAAAACAACACTGATTAAGTGAACAGGAATGGTTTGAAAAGTCCGAACCTTGTTTGTGATTGTAGTGATGTATGCAGTGGTGTCTCGGTGGAACATGAACACATCTCCAGTCGTAGCCCCAAAGGCAAGGTACCGTTTGGAAGCGTCAAAGCAGGCATACTGAGCACAGAACAAAGGATCAGTGAGAGAATTTAGAAATGTGTCAATTTATTCCTGAAAACTAGCACCCCAAAAATGAAACTTTTACGAACAATAATCTTGTGATTTGTTACATAAAACACTGAAAGCAAGAAGTGTACAATACCAGCAGGCCAGTTAGTACAAAAGAATTGCGTCTGCTTAACCTACACAATATAAGTAAGTTACCATGTAACCTAGTTACCACTCCAGAAACAGACTCATATAGTAGACTGTGGTGATCACAGTGCCATGCTACGCACACCCTCAATCTTGAAAAACAATTTTTGCGCTTTTTTTCCTACACCTGTGCAATCCTCCTTGTATGCGCAGCGAAGAAATTTTGCCCACTGGAAACATTACACACTGCCGAGTTTGTCGATTGGTGCTTTGCACTACGAAACTGCTCTTTGGTCTGGATGGTGACACAGTTTTCGATGCGCAGTCCACATTTTCATTTTCATCATACTGCAACTCACAATCGATAGTGCTAGGTAAGTTCTTCCAGTGGAAGATAGCTAACAGAAAAAGGGAGTGCTTGGGAGCGCTAACACGACTCCGTGCTTGGCAGACTAGAATGACTTAGTCTCAATGAGTGCTTACGTGGGTCTTGCAGGTAATGAGAACGTGGATTAGAACTGGATATGTTGAACCTGGCAGAAAAATGATGATGTGATGCAGGAAGGCATACCTTGACCCTGGTGAGGTTTCTGATAGGAGCAAGGATGCCATCAAGCGACTGGTACTCTGCCAGTACATAGGGTGCCTGTGAGGTCAGCTCGGCTCCACCTTCGGCCATGCGCTTTGGCTAGGTAAGCTGCGGCACAGCCTGACCACTTGGCACTAGGATACAGTGGTCCATACATGGTTGCTCCTTGTCACTGGCACAGTGCAAGCCATACTGTCAAAGGTGCGTCTCTGCAAAACAAGCCCAGATGCAAGGATTGGCACCCTGCAGAGTCATACCTACTTCTGTAGTGGGTCTGCCATCGACAACGGTTCCCAAGTTGGCCGAATGCTGCAGTTTAGCTGCTCAAAACAATACGTATCTGAGAAAGAGTTCTATATTTGGACTATGAAAGCTGCAGACAGAACAATGCATGCCGTAGAGATTACAGCCACGGCTTACTTTCGGCACAATTACGCTGTCTCTGCGAACACAACGAACACACCAGCGTGTGACATTTATACGCATATGCTCTGTCTGGTAGCGATCAACACATCGGAACGACTTGATGTATGATTTACGGTAATTTGATGATGTTATGCATGCCCAAATGAAACAATAAGTTTAAGGTATCGCCTGATCATTTAGAGATATCAGCTTAGTGAAATGTGTCACTCTAGCAAGACATTTCGAATTAGACAATCATACGTTTCCGACAGCGTTACTGGTCATTACTCGTCGAGAAACGACGGATTAACAGCTGCTGCATGGAACTTGATGCATGAGACGACCTTGCCCTGTGTATCATGTTACTGCCAAGTCAAAAGGGAAAGCGGACACCTTTAGTTTAGTTCAAGTAGAGTGAAGCGTCGTACTATCTGGTTCGGAAACTGTTATCTCAAGCCGTAACAACTTTCTGCTGATAACGGTAAATAGCATCGTAGTTGCGCAAAGCTTACTTCACCCCGCGCGCGCGGAGTCTTCTCAGATAATTCACGGTGAAGATCTCGAGCACAGCATCCAAGCCATTACGTATGCACGCTAAAAACCAGCAAGTAAACGCATCGGAAAGCGAAAACAAGCATAACGCACGGACATTTAAGCCTATTAATCACACTTGGAATTGCGATGGACCGAGAACGATCGGTAGCCTTACCGTTCAAAACGATGATGCAGAGTTGTGAGTTGGTCCATAGACAGCGGTGGTACATTATTCCATAGTGATCCACTCTAAATCCTTGGGTTTATTCTCGAGATCAGCCCGCTTAGGTTCACATCCATGACAGCCATCCATAACGATGAGCATAAGTGGCTCCATCGAGTGTGATCGAGTGCATATAAGAAACTAAATGTTTCGGTTTCGCTTTCGAATAGATACTAGCTGTGACTGGTCTTCTTTGTGCGCTTCAGAATCGATTCATTGTTTTAATTAAATAACTAAACGTTTTGTGATGATGGTGGTGTTATTGCAGCAGATATGCACCCTTGCCGATGTAACGCGGCAAAATTTGAGAGGACGTGAAGGCTTACTGTTGTGGAAGATATGCATTCCGTTGGCCCGCCACATACTTCAGAGAGTTCGGTGAGTTAATGTACCAGTGTACTGTGCCATCGTTAGTAGTCTCGCAAAATGTGGCTGTCTATTAAATGTACGCTACCTTACCCTAGTGGTCGGTTATTTGTGTCACTTCAACCAAATTATTATCCTCTCTACAGCAAGTCTCCGTTGCTCAAACCTCAAGGATGATATGCAAGTAAGGGTGGCACACCGTTCAGGAGGttattttattttgttgatttatttaaaaataccttacaggccactGTTGAGGCATAGTGTAAGGGAGGCAGTACAAAAGGTGCACTTCAGTGACGCTCGCAAAATACAAAATTTTGTTTGCTCAAGTAGCAATTCGAGCTTTGAAATTGCAATGAGGCAAGGGAGAAACTGCTTTCAGAAAGCAGTACGGATGAAAAACTATTGCAAAAGGCAGAGTCAGTGACAATTCAAACTTTTCAGCTTATTCAATGCTGATGTACGAGTTTTTGAGATATGCGAGAAATGAGCATGAGTCAAAGGGGAATAACAATAAAAATGTTATGCCAATGTGCAGAAGGAAAGGAGCACCTTTTACAACTGTTCAGTGGAATCAAAAGCAGCACACAGTATAAGTGAATAGATATTTGCAGAATTCACTTGATACCTACATAACCAAGTGCTGCTCTTCATACTACATAAAGCCTTGATAGCATAATATATGTTTCCTTTCGCAGATCTGCTCCCTTTCAAGTATTCCTAGCGaccatcgattgattgattgatcgattgatttgtggggtttaacgtcccataaccaccatatgattatgagagacgccgtggtggcgggtttcggaaatttcgaccacctggggttctttaacatgcacccaaatctgagcacacgggcctacaacatttacgcctctaccggaaatgcagccgccgcagccaggatttgatcccgcgacctgcgggtcagcagccgattaccttagccactagaccattgtggcGGGGCGTGCATGTTGGTGTAGGACTGGAAGAAGTTGTCTTGTTGCTAGTTACCAGTCTGCTAAGCCATAGATAGCAATATAATTTACCCCTTCACATAAATACAATTGTAACTAAATTGTTCTTTTTGACGAAGAATAGCTGTACACTGGCTTCTATCTTAATTTTTTATTAACATGTGGTTATCTCCATGTGTGACAAAGACTTAGCAAACTTCCTTGCCTCTCCTTTCATACCTGTTTATTTGACTAAATGTTTCATATGGTATCTAGAAACTTGAACTGCTGTAAACTGGAATCTGTCCAaatgcataaaaaagaaagaacaatacCTGTTGCTGCACTCATAGGACATCTTCATGAGATCTAGGCCAAACAGACCAGCACCATGCCTATAGCTGACATGATACTTTGTCTAAGGTTCTTGAAGTCCCACAGTCATGCTTTACACTTGCTCAGGTACAGAAGCCCATCGAAGGCAGAAAAAGCGAATTTCAGACAGAATTAGAAGACATGAATTAACAGTTTTTCTTTAATATAAGCAAAACTCAAGATAAGTTTGCACTTGATGCCTTTTTTGTACGtcgcgtcttcttcttcttcttgaagTCTGGAGGGATGGTTGAGATAGGCTCACGTTCAGCAACGGTTTGATGCCGCACTCGTTGTCTGAAACGAATGCAACCCGTTAGGCTCCTTCAATCAAAAAGCTAAGGCATTCATTAAGAACACAGCATCAGTTACAttgcaatgaaaagaaaatgtgAATATATCCGAGAAGTATGGGTGCTCCAGTAACTGAAAATTTTTAATCGAACGCAGCAAATACTATAAGGAAAAAATAACCTTGAATATAAGATTAAACAAAAaatcatattttcttttttttttttcactagcaaCATCAAATGCGTACTATTTTGTAGAAATTGAGAATGTTTTTATGTGCAGTACTTTCAGATTCAAATGCAACATCAGATTATTTATTATAATTATTTATTGCAATATAAAATGATTTAGTAAGCACAATTGCTTAAAATAACATCATGTCACAACAAATATGGTCTCTAAAGTTTATTTCGGCTCTCATCTATGCATTCGAGTCGAAACTATGCCGATACGGCCCAAATTGGAGACGATGAAAACAACAGTATGTGCACcacttagccctaaattgtccCGTTTCAACTTGTGATACTGTACAATGACATATACATGCACTACTGTTTGGAATTGGAAGCTTAAATAACAATAAAGCTGATACATAACAAACAAATGCCTTAAATTCTTCACAAGACTGTGTCAATgatgataatgaaaaaaaaagaaacgaaagataACTTTACCAGATGCTTCTACAGTAGTGTTCTTGCTACAGGAGACAAGCGTAATACTCTATCATCACATCTCTGACTGGCCATCTTAGGTGAGACTGGCCAAGTGATAAACATCATAGACACTTAGCAATAATCGTGCGTTGGGATCAAATTTCGAAAATTCAGCATTCACTTAGAGTCACATGCTTCTTCAAAGAATAAAAGCAGTATATTATATATCGGAACTCACTTTGGATTGCTTCCTAGCAGGTAATCTGGCAAAGGCTGTCCAGCTTCACGAAGAAGATGCACAATGCTTTTCAGGCGACCCTCCGTTACGTCGTCTTCTGTGAAGAAGGTGATGGCCTTGCCTGGGTGACCAGCACGGCCCGTGCGACCTGCACAAGAACATGGAGATTCTCAGGAGGTGATGACTCGTGAACCAGGCAATACTGTTTTGGTAGGTTCTATTTTAGAAGCATGAGCTTCTGCAAACTCTAAATACTGAGAAAGCACTCGCCAATTGCTTAGATGTAAGGTGTGATATAATGCACCTGGTCCTGCCACAAATAgtctattttgtttttaaataggCAGTAATGAGATTGTTAAAAGGCAGGAGGCTCACTCAGCTTAAAGGACAATTACCGCCTTATTTCTGTCTCTCCCATTTACTCTATTACATTAGAAAAATTGAGTATGTTTTGATGGCGTGTCTGAGAGCATCCAAGCCTGGCTGCAAGTACAACACTCATACCTTGACATAACGAacccggatataacgaaatatcagttataagGAAGTAAACGAAAAATGAATATAGTGTTAAGAATAAACCTTGATAACTAATTTTCGGGTATAAGAAACTTATTTTCGTCTAAGATGTAacattgttataatgaggtttgagtgtatatatcCAAACGTCGCAACTTTTCTATCTGCGCTACGTCTTCTTAAGGGCCACTTAACGGTGTCCGAAACTCAAGGGATACGCACCGATGCGGTGAACGTATGACACAACAGATGGTGGTACGTCATAGTTGATGACGAGACCCACTCCTTGAAAGTCCAGACCGCGCGCCAAGACCTCGGTGCAGATGAGTACCCAGACCTGTCCCGACCGGAAAGCTCGCACAACACGATCGCGCTGCGCTTGAGTTCGTTCGGCGTGGATCACATCCACGTTTATGCCATCGTACACGAGCTCGGCAAAGAGTTCCTTGGCCCGCTGCTTGCTCTGTACAAACACAAGCACTGGTGGCTGGAGCTTTCCCTGCGCACAGGTGTAATGTGAAGAAAGTTGCCACGTTTCTTAAATGCACAAATGCACATTTCATTGCAATAGCATGTTCAAGGGGCACTAAAGAGGAAAAATGAGTTGCTTTAGATTGATAAGCTGCACTTTGAGAACTCTAATGTGATAAGTTTCACTGCCACAAGTTCATTATTCACAGAGAAAATCAATGTTGAAGTTTCATTTATAAATTTCGTGCCGCAATTTTCGCACAGTGTACTATTCCACAGTGtactatttttcatattttcatgacattggcttgatgaaattttctaaaacttcatatgctaagtctatggcacccacagattacaatgtacGTATTTCAAGAAGCTACATAGGACCAGGTAGACACCTTCAAAGTTTATGAAGTCACAGTGTTTTGTGGGTGAATCTCACGGTGGCGTCTCCACCTGCAGTTTCTTTTTGCAggttttcttgcttaccaagtGTGGTGTCGTaataagagtggtgttttcggtattgtgaaattgtactttactaatacgcgaaaaagcATTTTCCTCTTTAGTGTTCCTTTCATGAACACTTCAGGGAAGGGAACACAAAGTACAAAAGCAAGCATTTGCATATTGCTTATAATACAATTAAAAACTATCAGATTGTCCTCTAAGCCTTTCCAGAAAGTAAACAGAAACTGTGCCATGAAAATTCTGGTCAATGCACACAATGTGACATGGCAAATCTTACATAATTAGGGTGGAAAAATGCTGCTAGTCCCTTTAAAGTTTATTTAAAATGaactcgctgttttttttttaaatgaactcACTGTACTATTATAAAGGAAGCATTGTAGTTAAGTTCCAGTGCCTTCACTGAATGAAGCTTTCAGTTTTGGTACAAAAGATTCATGGAAAAGAATAAATACTGCATATTTTAATGCATAAAATGAAACTGACCTCCTTGACGAGTCCACGTATGGCGAGAAGTTTTCCTGACTCGCTGCCCACAAACTGAAGCTTTTGGTCCACAAGGTCTGCAGCTGCATTCCTGTGATAAGGCAATGTTTCATGAAAACACTCGTTTCCCAAAACATCTTTTTTAGATAAGAAGATTATTCAAGCTTGCTCACAGTCTTTCAAATGCTTGACTTAACTCTAACATGCTGTGAAGACTAGGTACAGAGAATGTACAGAAAACATAAAGAGGATATTATTGAAAGTAGTCAACAATTTACATCGAGCTGCTAAAGAAATTTTTAATGAGAGGAATTGGTTTTATGTTTTGACATAGCCACAATAGTAGAAGATCCAAATTTTTACCAGGTTTTACGTAAAAAGTTGGCAATCTTATGGAAACATCTGATAATGAGAGGTTTCCGTAACATTGTTAACTGGTAATCTATAACTTTGTAAAAACTTCAATCTTGTACTAATGTGCCtgatgaaaagagaaaaaaaagagagattgaATTCTGGGTGCATTGATTCTCAGGAAATTATGTACAAGTGCTCCCTCTGCCTCTGTGCACTTAGAACCTCCGGTTATTGTTACAATAATGAAAGTGAATGCTCAAAGGCAAACTTGTTCTTGAACAATGAAAGTAAAAAGGTATTTTGACAAAAGTCTTCCATCACAGATTGAGTACACGGATACACCTAATGGACTTGTTCGGTATGGTACAGAATTCTGCAAAAAATGAACTTTTATTATGCTAAAAAGATCCGGCTTGTCCTGACATGTCAGCTGGCCCGAATGGTAACCCACCGTATTCCTACGGTGAGCGAGAGAAAAGCATCGAGGTGAAGCCTGCACCAGGCCTCCACTTGGTCAGTAGCCGTGGCACTGAACAGGGCTCGACGCATCAGTGGGCTTGCGCTGCATGCTTGGCAGACCTTGGCAAGCTGCTCACGGAAGCCTCGGGGGCCCCCCGCATTTTCGAACAGCTTGTCAGACTCGTCCAAAATCAGCCACTCAACCCTGCAGCAGGACACGGGGTAGACAAGTTACACATCATGAGAAAGTTCTGCAGAGCCAGTTTTTTACAAATTAACGAATAACAATCTGTGGTGCTTTCACTCTCACTTGTACTTCTTATAGCATGCTTGACTAGTTATTGTCGAGTGCCCTAGAGTGCTGTTGCAAGGCGGTCTACGTTCAGCAGTGCACTGTTGAACATAACTGAGATACGAGAGAA
The nucleotide sequence above comes from Rhipicephalus microplus isolate Deutch F79 chromosome 2, USDA_Rmic, whole genome shotgun sequence. Encoded proteins:
- the ais gene encoding DExD-box helicase 52, which encodes MNTNDFFKKLCVGVNFNVNKFRSDAERFKLAKKLPENAAGADFEDAAHNQSASAGTKRKIDGDEAMEQQVHVPKPSKRQRIRAKGTDVPALLETFEELATRYKISRVLLRNVKDLGYEAPTPVQRQAIPAMLERRELLCCAPTGSGKTAAFLIPIIAQLQKPPPVAKGKNDGSEQQKGGFRAVILAPTRELARQTYRECLQLIRDTGLHVYLLSSLSSARSRLPKAQRKLDILVATPNRLLCLTDSGVLTLNRVEWLILDESDKLFENAGGPRGFREQLAKVCQACSASPLMRRALFSATATDQVEAWCRLHLDAFLSLTVGIRNAAADLVDQKLQFVGSESGKLLAIRGLVKEGKLQPPVLVFVQSKQRAKELFAELVYDGINVDVIHAERTQAQRDRVVRAFRSGQVWVLICTEVLARGLDFQGVGLVINYDVPPSVVSYVHRIGRTGRAGHPGKAITFFTEDDVTEGRLKSIVHLLREAGQPLPDYLLGSNPKQRVRHQTVAEREPISTIPPDFKKKKKTRRTKKASSANLS